In Flavobacterium gelatinilyticum, a genomic segment contains:
- a CDS encoding DUF4286 family protein has product MIIYNVTTNIHESVHDQWLKWMQEKHIPEILATEKFSSARIVKVLIEEEMGGVTYSVQYTTDSKETLEKYYLEDQPKFDKEALELFADKMLSFRTELEVISEH; this is encoded by the coding sequence ATGATTATTTACAACGTTACCACTAATATACACGAAAGCGTTCATGACCAATGGCTAAAATGGATGCAGGAAAAACATATTCCTGAAATTCTGGCAACAGAAAAATTCTCTTCGGCACGAATCGTAAAAGTTTTGATTGAAGAAGAAATGGGAGGCGTAACATATTCGGTTCAATATACAACCGACAGCAAAGAGACTCTGGAAAAATATTATCTGGAAGATCAGCCAAAATTTGACAAGGAAGCTCTGGAATTATTTGCAGATAAGATGCTTTCTTTCAGAACAGAACTGGAGGTAATTTCGGAACACTAG
- a CDS encoding TM2 domain-containing protein, whose translation METTKQESWNTPSQPSQENKKVLAGVLGILFGGFGVHKFVLGYTQEGIIQLVISVVTCGIGSFIGLIEGIIYLTKSDEEFYQTYQVGKKGWF comes from the coding sequence ATGGAAACTACAAAACAAGAAAGCTGGAATACACCATCTCAGCCATCACAAGAAAATAAAAAAGTACTTGCAGGAGTACTTGGAATCTTATTCGGAGGATTTGGAGTGCACAAATTTGTATTAGGATACACACAGGAAGGAATTATTCAGTTAGTTATTTCTGTTGTTACCTGCGGAATAGGAAGTTTCATAGGTCTTATTGAAGGAATTATTTACCTGACAAAATCAGATGAAGAATTCTATCAGACTTACCAGGTAGGTAAAAAAGGCTGGTTCTAA
- the mgtE gene encoding magnesium transporter, with translation MEFKVSREFIQQLEELIVKKNDNELEILLNDLHHADIAEILEELDFDEATYIFKVLDSDKTAEILLELEDDLRENILSRLSPKEIAEELDELETNDAADIIAELSQEIKEEVISELVDVEHAKDIVELLRYDENTAGGLMGKELVKVNENWNVLTCVKEMRIQAENVSRVHSIYVVDDENRLKGRLSLKDLLTSSTKTQIGDVYIRKLNFVKVDTEDVEVARIMQKYDLEAIPVVDELGRLVGRITIDDIVDVIKEEADKDYQLAAGITQDVESNDSVLELTKARIPWLLIGMVIEIVASFVLKDNETAFQKYSTLIIFVPLLSATAGNIGVQASAIVVQGLANGTLKEFSRSYFSKEITVSMISGSIISLLLLGYHSLMYQQYLVGVAISISMIVVIMFAATLGTLVPLFLHKNKIDPAIATGPFITTTNDVFGIMLYFGVAKMILGF, from the coding sequence ATGGAGTTCAAAGTTAGCAGAGAATTTATACAGCAGTTAGAGGAGCTGATCGTTAAGAAAAATGATAATGAACTTGAAATTTTACTTAATGATCTTCACCATGCCGATATCGCCGAAATTCTTGAAGAATTAGATTTTGACGAAGCAACTTACATTTTTAAGGTTTTAGATAGTGATAAAACCGCAGAAATCCTTCTTGAATTAGAAGATGACCTGCGCGAAAATATCTTAAGCCGACTTTCGCCAAAGGAAATCGCGGAAGAGCTTGACGAGCTTGAAACAAATGACGCCGCCGATATTATCGCTGAACTTTCGCAGGAAATCAAAGAAGAGGTAATTTCTGAGTTAGTCGATGTTGAACACGCAAAAGACATTGTCGAATTATTGCGCTATGACGAAAACACGGCGGGTGGTTTGATGGGTAAAGAGCTTGTAAAAGTAAACGAAAACTGGAATGTTCTGACCTGTGTAAAAGAAATGCGGATTCAGGCCGAAAATGTTTCAAGAGTACACTCCATTTATGTTGTCGATGATGAAAACCGATTAAAGGGGCGTTTGTCTTTAAAAGATTTACTGACTTCATCGACCAAAACCCAGATTGGGGATGTCTATATCCGAAAATTAAATTTTGTAAAGGTAGATACCGAAGATGTCGAAGTCGCACGTATCATGCAAAAGTACGACTTAGAGGCAATTCCGGTTGTAGATGAGCTGGGTCGTTTGGTAGGAAGAATTACGATCGACGATATCGTAGACGTAATCAAGGAAGAAGCCGATAAAGATTACCAGTTAGCGGCGGGTATTACACAAGACGTTGAGTCGAATGACAGTGTTCTCGAGCTCACAAAAGCCCGTATACCATGGCTGTTGATTGGAATGGTGATTGAAATTGTAGCTTCTTTTGTTTTGAAAGATAATGAAACCGCTTTTCAGAAATATTCAACTTTAATTATTTTCGTACCCTTACTTTCGGCTACAGCAGGAAATATTGGAGTTCAGGCATCGGCAATCGTAGTTCAGGGTCTGGCAAACGGAACACTGAAAGAATTCAGCCGAAGTTATTTCAGCAAAGAAATTACCGTTTCGATGATTTCAGGAAGTATTATTTCGTTGCTGCTTTTGGGGTATCATTCACTTATGTATCAACAGTATCTGGTGGGAGTGGCTATTTCAATTTCGATGATTGTGGTTATTATGTTTGCAGCGACTTTGGGAACTTTAGTACCGCTTTTTCTTCATAAAAATAAAATCGATCCGGCAATTGCCACAGGACCGTTTATCACAACAACCAATGATGTATTTGGAATTATGCTTTATTTTGGCGTAGCCAAAATGATTCTTGGGTTTTAA
- a CDS encoding tetratricopeptide repeat protein produces the protein MKNIFSYIILLWAGFAFSQNEQLANNYYDKGDFEKAKIIYEDLLKSSPSNTQYFLRTIDCYQQLQQFDIAEKTIQERYNRYKQGVFLVELGYNYQLQKNESKARNYYEQAIEKIKTNPNDVYGVGNAFEKKVLLEYALKAYQTAMQVQPNYNFNFQIGMLYGQLGKTDLMIDLLLTESYTNQQNANLIQTQLSRFMNGETDNTTFKDAMRKALILKTQKDQDVFWNRYLSWFYVQQKEFGKAFIQEKAIYKREPESLMSIVNLSQFALNEDDTETASEILNFILQNTKDRDLLIKTNASLMQIKIDKAQEKDYPAITAELQQLLATYEINPFTLSLQLIQAHFLGFNLKKTEEAKTIVKKALELNLNAYQQADAKMELADILLLEEKFNQALIYYSQIQLDLKNDVMSHEASLKAAKTSYFKTDFEWALKQFKELKSANTQLIANDALEYFLLINDNTAADSTQTALKQFAKGDFLLYQNKKPEAITQFQNILKNFKGQEIEAVTLLRLGKIYEGQKDFTSALTQYQQIIDNHSDGIYVDEALFFSAEIYNDELKDTEKAKPLYEKVIFNHQDSIYFVDARKKYRELRGDKNL, from the coding sequence ATGAAAAATATCTTTAGCTATATCATTTTGTTGTGGGCCGGTTTTGCATTTTCGCAGAACGAACAATTAGCGAACAATTATTATGATAAAGGTGATTTTGAGAAAGCCAAAATTATCTACGAAGACCTTCTAAAAAGTTCGCCGTCTAATACACAGTATTTTTTAAGAACGATCGATTGTTATCAGCAGTTACAGCAATTTGATATTGCCGAAAAAACAATTCAGGAACGGTACAATAGATACAAACAAGGAGTTTTTCTGGTTGAATTAGGGTATAATTACCAATTGCAGAAAAACGAATCCAAAGCAAGGAACTATTACGAACAGGCTATAGAAAAAATAAAAACCAATCCGAATGATGTTTACGGAGTTGGAAATGCTTTCGAAAAAAAGGTTTTGCTGGAATATGCTTTAAAGGCATATCAAACTGCAATGCAGGTACAGCCCAATTACAATTTCAATTTTCAGATTGGGATGCTGTACGGGCAGTTGGGTAAAACCGATTTAATGATTGATCTTCTGCTTACAGAATCATATACAAATCAGCAGAATGCCAATTTGATCCAGACGCAGTTATCCCGTTTTATGAACGGTGAAACCGATAACACGACTTTTAAAGATGCCATGAGAAAAGCGCTGATCCTGAAAACACAAAAAGATCAGGACGTTTTCTGGAATCGTTACTTAAGCTGGTTTTATGTACAGCAGAAAGAGTTTGGAAAAGCCTTTATTCAGGAAAAAGCGATTTACAAACGCGAACCCGAATCTTTAATGAGTATTGTAAATTTGAGTCAGTTTGCACTCAATGAAGATGATACCGAAACGGCTTCGGAGATTTTGAATTTTATTCTTCAAAATACAAAAGACCGTGATCTGCTCATTAAAACAAATGCGAGTTTAATGCAGATAAAGATCGATAAGGCGCAAGAAAAAGATTATCCTGCCATTACAGCCGAATTACAGCAATTACTGGCAACGTATGAAATAAATCCTTTTACCTTATCTTTACAGTTAATTCAGGCGCATTTTCTGGGCTTTAATTTAAAAAAGACTGAAGAGGCCAAAACGATAGTTAAAAAGGCTTTAGAATTAAATTTAAATGCCTATCAGCAGGCAGATGCCAAAATGGAACTGGCGGATATTCTGCTTCTGGAAGAAAAGTTCAATCAGGCGTTAATTTATTATTCGCAGATTCAGCTGGATTTAAAAAATGATGTCATGTCCCACGAAGCCAGTTTAAAAGCAGCGAAGACGAGTTATTTCAAAACTGATTTTGAATGGGCTTTAAAACAATTTAAAGAATTAAAATCGGCGAACACACAATTAATTGCCAATGACGCTCTTGAATATTTTCTGTTGATTAATGATAACACCGCCGCCGATTCGACACAAACGGCTCTGAAACAGTTTGCCAAAGGTGACTTTTTACTCTATCAGAATAAAAAACCGGAGGCGATAACGCAGTTTCAAAATATTCTAAAGAACTTTAAAGGACAGGAAATTGAAGCGGTAACTTTGCTGCGATTAGGTAAAATTTATGAAGGACAGAAGGATTTTACTTCGGCTTTAACCCAATACCAGCAGATCATTGACAATCACAGTGACGGAATTTATGTAGATGAAGCGTTATTCTTTTCGGCAGAAATTTACAATGATGAACTAAAAGATACAGAAAAGGCCAAGCCATTATACGAAAAGGTAATTTTTAACCATCAGGACAGTATTTACTTTGTCGATGCCAGAAAAAAATACCGCGAACTGAGAGGAGATAAGAATTTGTAG
- the lgt gene encoding prolipoprotein diacylglyceryl transferase: MKNGVVYWNVDPVIFWITNSFPLKYYGALFACGLLLGFYIVRNIYKKENLSLDNLDTLLIYVIVGTVLGARLGHCIFYEPGYFLQHPVEILLPIQKINGAYEFVGYQGLASHGGSIGVLTAMILYCRKYKVKFFSLLDKMSVAVPVTGAFIRFGNFMNSEIYGKPTNGSWGVVFERDDLIPRHPTQLYEAFAYLLIFGILFYMYKSETIRKAHGLIFGSFLTLLFLARFIIEFFKENQEAFENNMLINMGQILSIPFIIIGLILIIWKSKKEVTI; the protein is encoded by the coding sequence ATGAAGAATGGAGTAGTATATTGGAACGTTGATCCTGTAATTTTTTGGATCACAAATAGTTTTCCTCTCAAGTATTATGGGGCACTTTTTGCCTGCGGACTTCTTCTTGGGTTTTATATCGTCAGAAATATTTACAAAAAAGAAAATCTTTCCTTAGACAATCTCGATACATTACTTATTTATGTAATTGTTGGAACCGTTTTAGGTGCCAGACTCGGACATTGTATCTTTTATGAACCGGGTTATTTTTTACAGCATCCTGTAGAAATCCTTTTACCCATTCAGAAAATAAATGGTGCTTACGAATTTGTAGGGTATCAGGGACTCGCAAGTCACGGCGGATCGATTGGTGTTTTAACGGCTATGATTTTGTACTGCCGTAAATACAAAGTGAAATTCTTTTCACTTCTGGATAAAATGTCAGTTGCCGTTCCGGTTACGGGAGCTTTTATCAGATTTGGGAATTTTATGAATTCTGAAATCTACGGAAAACCGACTAACGGAAGCTGGGGAGTTGTTTTTGAAAGAGACGATTTAATCCCGAGACATCCCACTCAATTATACGAAGCCTTTGCGTATTTATTGATCTTCGGAATATTATTTTACATGTATAAATCAGAAACTATTCGTAAAGCACACGGATTAATCTTTGGAAGTTTCTTAACTTTATTGTTCCTTGCCCGGTTTATAATTGAATTTTTCAAAGAAAATCAGGAAGCTTTCGAGAATAATATGCTGATTAATATGGGGCAAATCCTGAGTATTCCGTTTATCATTATTGGATTGATTTTGATTATCTGGAAATCAAAAAAAGAAGTAACAATTTAA
- a CDS encoding TM2 domain-containing protein — MSAESEFGSSKPENKKVTAGILAILLGGFGVHKFYLGYSKEGIIQLILGLLCGVGAVIALIEGIIYLTKSDEDFYQTYQVGQKGWF; from the coding sequence ATGAGTGCAGAATCAGAATTTGGAAGTTCAAAACCAGAAAACAAAAAAGTGACAGCCGGAATTCTTGCCATCCTGTTAGGAGGATTTGGAGTTCATAAGTTTTATTTAGGATACAGCAAAGAAGGTATTATTCAGCTTATTCTGGGGCTTTTGTGCGGAGTAGGTGCTGTTATCGCCCTGATCGAAGGAATCATCTATCTGACTAAATCAGATGAAGATTTTTATCAAACATATCAGGTTGGCCAGAAAGGCTGGTTCTAA
- the nhaA gene encoding Na+/H+ antiporter NhaA: MKLTKTFKAFFENEKSGGLLLLFVTIISLYLANSSIADPYIAFWQKDIAGHSITHWINDGLMTIFFLLIGLELEREIYHGELSNIKNASLPIIAAFGGMLVPAGFFLALNFGTGTQNGAGIPMATDIAFAIGILSLLGNKVPASLKVFLTALAVIDDLGAIIVIAIFYTTSISFLNLGIALGIWILLFILNRMKIHNLIPYLIGGIIMWYFMLNSGVHATITGVILAFVIPFGDGGEKTSSYRLQHFLHQPAAFFILPLFAIANTCIAIDSDWYSGLNNTNVYGIFLGLVVGKPLGIILFSSIGVSAGLCALPKNLRWAHILGAGMLAGIGFTMSIFITLLAFKTPEIILYSKIAILIASLISGIIGFVYLKFILSKKMVKL, from the coding sequence ATGAAACTAACCAAGACTTTTAAAGCCTTTTTTGAAAACGAAAAATCAGGGGGATTACTCTTATTATTTGTTACGATTATCTCATTATATCTGGCGAACTCTTCTATCGCAGATCCTTATATTGCTTTTTGGCAAAAAGACATCGCCGGACATTCGATTACGCACTGGATAAACGATGGTTTAATGACTATTTTCTTTTTACTGATTGGTCTGGAACTGGAACGCGAAATATACCACGGTGAATTGTCGAATATCAAAAATGCATCACTTCCTATTATAGCCGCATTTGGAGGTATGCTGGTACCGGCGGGGTTCTTTCTGGCTTTAAACTTTGGTACAGGAACTCAAAACGGAGCAGGAATTCCTATGGCAACGGACATTGCTTTTGCAATTGGAATATTATCGCTTTTAGGAAATAAAGTCCCGGCATCTCTCAAAGTATTCTTAACCGCACTGGCTGTCATTGATGATTTGGGCGCCATAATTGTAATTGCCATTTTTTATACTACTTCTATTTCTTTTCTAAATCTCGGAATCGCTTTAGGAATCTGGATTCTGCTTTTTATTTTAAACCGAATGAAAATTCATAATCTCATTCCGTATTTAATTGGGGGGATTATTATGTGGTATTTTATGCTGAATTCGGGTGTTCATGCTACCATAACAGGAGTAATCCTGGCATTTGTGATTCCGTTTGGTGATGGAGGCGAAAAAACATCATCATACAGGCTGCAGCATTTTTTACATCAGCCCGCTGCTTTTTTTATTCTCCCGCTGTTTGCCATAGCTAACACCTGCATTGCAATTGATTCTGACTGGTACTCGGGGTTAAACAATACAAATGTTTACGGCATTTTTTTAGGTCTCGTTGTAGGCAAACCTTTAGGAATTATTCTGTTTTCATCTATCGGGGTAAGTGCGGGATTATGCGCATTGCCAAAAAACTTAAGGTGGGCACATATTCTTGGCGCCGGAATGCTGGCGGGTATTGGTTTTACTATGTCGATTTTTATAACGCTTCTGGCATTTAAAACTCCTGAGATTATTCTGTACTCTAAAATTGCCATTCTAATTGCGTCTTTGATTTCCGGAATTATTGGATTCGTTTACTTAAAGTTTATTTTATCTAAGAAAATGGTTAAGTTGTAA
- a CDS encoding DUF805 domain-containing protein → MIEWYKKVVFQNYANFNGRARRKEYWMFVLVNMIISIPLNYILPLAVTPSLAFLGTIYSLAVLVPSIAVGVRRMHDVGKSGWFILIPIYNLILACTEGERGANAYGPDPKNEFEEMNEIGKAEL, encoded by the coding sequence ATGATTGAATGGTACAAAAAAGTAGTTTTTCAAAACTATGCGAATTTTAATGGAAGAGCCAGAAGAAAAGAATATTGGATGTTTGTTTTGGTTAATATGATCATTAGCATTCCTTTAAATTATATCCTTCCTTTGGCAGTAACTCCTTCACTTGCTTTTCTTGGAACAATTTACAGTTTAGCAGTATTAGTACCTTCTATCGCTGTTGGTGTACGAAGAATGCATGATGTGGGTAAAAGCGGATGGTTTATTCTAATTCCTATCTACAACTTAATATTAGCTTGTACAGAAGGAGAAAGAGGAGCAAATGCTTATGGTCCGGATCCTAAAAATGAGTTTGAAGAAATGAACGAAATTGGTAAAGCTGAATTATAA
- the proC gene encoding pyrroline-5-carboxylate reductase, with translation MKVHIIGGGNLGVSIALGIAKFSKNNQVTVTRRNTASIQYLSEYGITVSNDNKHNIQEADVVILTIKPYQVDTVLGEILPVIQNKTIASAVSGLSLDMLKSKTNNAYPVVRIMPNIAAQFGESATCISFPEKYKENAAPIVDLFQDLGTAPVIDEKLMDAATVLGACGTAYALRYIRASMQAGIEIGFDSNTALAIAAQTVKGAAKMLLEERVHPEQLIDRVTTPQGCTIVGLNEMEHNGFSSSLIKGIKTSLKQIKG, from the coding sequence ATGAAAGTACATATTATTGGAGGAGGAAACCTTGGCGTTTCTATTGCCCTGGGAATTGCTAAATTCTCAAAAAACAATCAGGTAACCGTTACAAGAAGAAATACAGCCTCGATTCAGTATTTGTCAGAATACGGAATTACGGTTTCTAATGATAACAAACATAATATTCAGGAAGCCGATGTGGTGATTCTTACTATAAAACCGTATCAGGTTGATACTGTTTTAGGCGAAATACTTCCGGTTATTCAAAATAAAACCATTGCTTCGGCTGTAAGCGGTTTGTCGCTTGACATGCTTAAGTCCAAAACAAACAATGCGTATCCGGTTGTGCGTATTATGCCCAATATTGCAGCACAGTTTGGAGAATCGGCAACTTGTATTTCTTTTCCTGAAAAATATAAAGAAAATGCTGCGCCAATTGTAGACTTGTTTCAGGATTTAGGAACAGCTCCTGTAATCGACGAAAAGTTAATGGATGCGGCGACTGTTTTAGGCGCATGCGGAACAGCTTATGCATTACGCTATATTCGTGCTTCTATGCAGGCCGGAATCGAAATAGGATTCGATTCTAATACCGCTCTTGCCATTGCGGCGCAAACAGTAAAAGGGGCAGCAAAAATGCTGTTGGAAGAACGAGTGCACCCGGAACAGTTAATTGATCGTGTAACAACGCCTCAAGGCTGTACAATTGTTGGTTTAAATGAAATGGAACACAATGGTTTCAGTTCATCTTTAATAAAAGGGATAAAGACTTCTTTGAAACAAATCAAAGGTTAA
- a CDS encoding 2-hydroxyacid dehydrogenase, producing MSIKILHIDSNHPVLWNQLEEAGFENHADFKSSKEEIEAKIQDYNGIVIRSRFKIDKTFLDKAVNLQFIARVGAGLESIDCDYASAKGIHLIAAPEGNRNAVAEHSLGVILSLFNNLNKADMEVKAGQWNRESNRGHELDGKTVGIIGYGNMGKAFAKKLRGFDVEVLFHDILDGIGDENARQVPLSELQKKADVLSLHLPWTPETDKMVNVDFINAFEKPFWIINTSRGKNIVTADLVEAMKSKKVLGAGLDVLEYEKLSFETLFQDKNTPEAFQYLLEADNALLTPHIAGWTFESHERLAQVIVDKIKAVYASN from the coding sequence ATGAGCATAAAAATTCTTCATATCGACAGCAATCATCCGGTTCTTTGGAATCAGCTTGAAGAAGCCGGTTTTGAAAACCACGCCGATTTTAAATCTTCTAAAGAAGAAATAGAAGCCAAAATTCAGGACTATAACGGAATCGTAATTCGCAGCCGTTTCAAAATCGACAAGACTTTTTTAGATAAAGCTGTAAATCTGCAGTTTATTGCAAGAGTAGGTGCAGGTCTCGAAAGTATTGATTGCGACTATGCTTCGGCAAAAGGAATTCATTTAATTGCGGCGCCTGAAGGAAACCGAAATGCAGTTGCAGAACATTCGCTTGGCGTAATCCTGTCGCTTTTTAATAATCTGAATAAGGCAGATATGGAGGTAAAAGCAGGACAGTGGAACCGCGAAAGCAACCGTGGTCATGAGCTGGACGGGAAAACGGTTGGAATAATTGGTTACGGAAATATGGGGAAAGCCTTTGCTAAAAAACTCCGTGGTTTTGATGTTGAGGTTTTGTTTCACGATATTTTGGATGGAATAGGAGATGAAAATGCCAGACAGGTTCCGCTTAGTGAATTACAAAAGAAAGCAGATGTTTTAAGTCTGCATCTTCCATGGACGCCGGAGACCGATAAAATGGTAAATGTCGATTTTATCAATGCATTTGAAAAACCATTCTGGATTATAAATACTTCGCGAGGTAAAAATATCGTAACAGCCGATCTAGTTGAAGCGATGAAATCAAAAAAGGTTTTAGGTGCAGGTCTTGATGTTTTGGAATACGAAAAACTATCATTTGAGACACTTTTTCAGGATAAAAACACACCCGAAGCATTTCAGTATTTATTAGAAGCGGATAATGCTTTACTAACACCTCATATTGCAGGCTGGACTTTCGAAAGTCATGAACGTCTTGCGCAGGTAATAGTCGATAAAATCAAGGCTGTGTATGCTTCAAACTAG
- a CDS encoding suppressor of fused domain protein, translating to MGFFKSNKSKIEEPKVLLTVRSHSCPITAFVEQDNRTAYFYLQGDHEDFGVKSCWIRNLSEAPQEIEEKLMEQGVAPMLTREFCKFPEGQEALNEDNLEIIWLEEGDGAALLENGEILCVIPSWSGSEGFHGYARDCIGTGYFAWELSEENEMRKRVADTAAFFEAWTKEPNPFGLQQPEILNYYDEIFGQSDKYFAIDEPDGIPKGLYVLEGSEKCVFATVAVSLRPQPKVEMYYENPAQANRIELGTILKSGLTNEQVNNVASLISGITAIPWEYITFLAEGHTVEFQTNISEKYKYAVLTSKLKVLPKMSLTGFNNTNVCFLWIVPVSEREWEVMKESGSQAILGKLDDIGEEIFNLDREEVV from the coding sequence GTGGGATTTTTTAAAAGTAACAAAAGTAAAATTGAAGAGCCAAAGGTTCTTTTAACAGTAAGAAGCCATAGCTGTCCGATTACTGCATTCGTAGAACAGGATAACAGAACAGCATATTTCTATCTCCAGGGAGACCATGAAGATTTTGGTGTCAAAAGCTGCTGGATTAGAAATCTTTCCGAAGCACCGCAGGAAATAGAAGAAAAATTGATGGAGCAAGGTGTCGCGCCTATGTTAACCAGAGAGTTTTGTAAATTTCCGGAAGGACAGGAAGCTCTTAATGAAGATAATCTTGAAATTATCTGGCTGGAAGAAGGCGATGGAGCTGCATTGCTGGAAAACGGAGAAATCTTGTGTGTAATACCGAGCTGGAGTGGTAGCGAAGGTTTTCACGGATATGCCCGCGATTGTATTGGAACAGGTTATTTTGCATGGGAACTTTCGGAAGAAAATGAAATGCGTAAGCGTGTTGCTGATACTGCCGCATTTTTTGAAGCATGGACTAAAGAACCGAATCCTTTTGGATTGCAGCAGCCAGAAATTTTAAATTATTATGACGAAATATTCGGGCAAAGCGATAAGTACTTCGCAATCGATGAACCAGACGGTATTCCAAAAGGTTTATATGTGCTTGAAGGAAGCGAAAAATGCGTCTTTGCAACTGTGGCAGTATCCTTGCGTCCGCAGCCAAAAGTAGAAATGTATTATGAAAATCCTGCTCAGGCTAATCGAATTGAACTTGGGACTATTTTAAAATCAGGATTAACAAATGAACAGGTAAACAATGTTGCGAGTCTTATAAGCGGGATTACAGCAATTCCCTGGGAGTATATTACTTTTTTGGCAGAAGGGCATACGGTAGAATTTCAAACTAATATTAGCGAGAAATATAAATATGCAGTTCTAACAAGTAAATTAAAAGTGCTGCCAAAAATGAGCCTGACTGGTTTTAATAATACAAATGTCTGCTTTCTATGGATTGTTCCTGTTTCAGAAAGAGAATGGGAAGTCATGAAAGAATCCGGTTCGCAGGCTATTCTGGGTAAATTAGACGATATAGGAGAAGAAATCTTCAATTTGGACAGGGAAGAAGTTGTTTAA
- the rsmA gene encoding 16S rRNA (adenine(1518)-N(6)/adenine(1519)-N(6))-dimethyltransferase RsmA, whose product MEKVKAKKHLGQHFLKDESIAKAIADTLSLKGYEEVLEIGPGMGVLTKYLLDKPIITRVIEIDTESVAYLDANYPKLKDKIISEDFLKYNINKVYENKQFAIIGNFPYNISSQIVFRTLEFRDQIPEFSGMFQKEVAERICEKKGSKTYGILSVLAQAFYDTEYLFTVDENVFIPPPKVKSGVMKMTRKEDYSLPCGEKLFFTVVKTAFQQRRKTLRNSLKTLNLSDKLREDTIFDKRPEQLSVDEFIVLTQKIEADGVQS is encoded by the coding sequence ATGGAAAAAGTAAAAGCCAAAAAACATTTAGGGCAGCATTTTCTTAAAGACGAAAGTATCGCAAAAGCAATTGCCGATACTTTGAGCCTGAAAGGATACGAGGAGGTTTTAGAAATAGGACCGGGGATGGGTGTGCTTACTAAATATTTACTTGACAAGCCGATTATAACCCGAGTAATCGAGATTGATACGGAATCTGTTGCGTATTTGGATGCCAACTATCCAAAATTAAAAGACAAAATTATTTCAGAAGACTTCCTGAAATACAATATAAACAAGGTTTACGAAAACAAACAATTTGCCATAATTGGCAACTTCCCTTATAACATTTCATCTCAAATTGTATTTAGAACATTAGAGTTTAGAGATCAGATCCCGGAATTCTCCGGAATGTTCCAAAAGGAAGTAGCAGAGCGAATTTGTGAAAAAAAAGGATCAAAAACCTACGGAATCCTGTCTGTCCTGGCACAGGCTTTCTATGATACTGAGTATTTGTTTACTGTAGACGAAAATGTTTTTATTCCTCCGCCCAAGGTTAAATCGGGTGTGATGAAAATGACCCGAAAGGAAGATTACAGCCTTCCTTGTGGTGAAAAGTTATTTTTTACGGTTGTAAAAACGGCTTTTCAGCAGAGACGAAAAACATTACGTAACAGTTTGAAAACATTAAATTTATCTGATAAACTGCGAGAAGACACTATCTTTGATAAACGTCCCGAACAGCTTAGCGTTGACGAATTTATCGTTTTGACTCAAAAAATAGAAGCCGATGGAGTTCAAAGTTAG